A stretch of the Acanthopagrus latus isolate v.2019 chromosome 9, fAcaLat1.1, whole genome shotgun sequence genome encodes the following:
- the hsd3b1 gene encoding hydroxy-delta-5-steroid dehydrogenase, 3 beta- and steroid delta-isomerase 1 → MSLRGDVCVVTGACGFLGKRLVRLLLEEESMAEIRLMDKHVPTKLLDTLEDCRGDTKLSIFEGDIRDADFLKKTCRGASTVFHIASIIDVNDSVEPSEIYGVNVKGTQLLLEACIQENVVSFIYTSTIEVLGPNSQGEPIVNGNEDTVYECALKFNYSKTKREAEQRTLQAHSEVLHNGGRLATCALRPMYIYGEGCRFLLGHMCDGIRNKDVLYRMSLPDALVNPVYVGNVAAAHLQAARSLKDPQKRHVVGGKFYYVSDDTPHVSYSDFNHVMLSPLGFSIQEKLPVPLGLFYVICFLMEVLCMVIRPLVRVVPPLNRQLLTMLNTPFSFNYQKAQRDLGYVPRHSWEEARKRTIEWLAVQLPMERERIRAK, encoded by the exons ATGTCTCTGAGGGGTGATGTGTGCGTGGTGACGGGAGCCTGTGGATTCCTGGGGAAGAGGCTggtgaggctgctgctggaggaggagagcatgGCTGAGATCCGCCTGATGGACAAACACGTACCAACCAAACTTTTAGACACTCTGGAGG ACTGTAGAGGGGACACGAAGTTGAGTATATTCGAGGGGGACATCAGAGACGCAGACTTCCTGAAAAAAACCTGTCGAGGTGCGTCAACTGTCTTCCACATTGCATCCATCATCGACGTCAATGATTCAGTGGAGCCCAGTGAGATATACGGTGTCAATGTCAAAG GAACTCAGCTGCTTCTGGAGGCATGTATTCAAGAGAACGTGGTGTCCTTCATCTACACCAGCACAATAGAGGTGCTGGGACCAAACTCCCAGGGTGAGCCTATTGTTAACGGCAACGAGGACACAGTTTACGAATGTGCTCTGAAGTTTAACTACAGCAAGACCAAAcgggaggcagagcagagaacCCTGCAGGCGCACAGTGAGGTGCTCCACAATGGAGGTCGACTGGCCACCTGCGCCCTCAGACCTATGTATATTTACGGGGAAGGCTGCCGCTTCCTGCTGGGCCACATGTGTGACGGCATTCGAAACAAGGACGTTCTCTATCGCATGTCTCTACCTGACGCCCTAGTGAATCCTGTCTACGTGGGAAACGTGGCCGCGGCCCACCTCCAAGCAGCCCGCAGCCTTAAAGATCCACAAAAAAGACATGTTGTCGGAGGAAAGTTCTACTACGTTTCCGATGACACACCACATGTGAGTTATTCGGACTTTAACCACGTCATGTTGTCACCTCTGGGCTTCAGCATTCAAGAGAAACTCCCAGTGCCTCTCGGCCTCTTCTACGTCATCTGCTTCTTAATGGAGGTGCTCTGCATGGTGATCCGACCGTTGGTACGTGTTGTCCCGCCGCTGAACCGCCAGCTTCTCACCATGTTGAACACGCCTTTCAGCTTCAACTATCAGAAGGCCCAGAGGGACCTGGGATATGTCCCCAGACACAGCTGGGAGGAAGCACGCAAACGCACCATTGAATGGCTCGCCGTGCAGTTGCcaatggaaagagaaagaataagAGCTAAATAA
- the pla1a gene encoding phospholipase A1 member A isoform X1 — MPWEHKTVLLSVLTVCITSLVVGVEERQRDECADLNNTTWLEYQQQRVKVQVQYLLLTRRNMDCAQMFTQQTLTDTQQPSYLNTSLPTKVIIHGYRAIGSKPSWVKQLARALLRVQDVNVLVVDWVYGASFAYNLVVENYKEVAVQISVLINQLQKHGCKLESFHFIGISLGAHVAGFVGTLFEGKIGRITGLDPAGPMFKGADTYDRLDPSDAQFVDAIHTDSDYFGISIPVGHVDFFLNGGKDQTGCARSRFASILIYFPVYGYVICDHMRALHVYMSALNGTCPLVGIPCFSYEDFLKGQCVNCDVFKGRCPTIGLSENCGISMSPLPKEQKLFLLTSSSPPFCAHHILLKLEVSRLDKSAEVEVTLRTGSLGKEQRLRLQTDTTVYRTVLPFPLALCEINTIELRNTGARFYRQGDIHVKSVCLSEFPSLRHEEPLCVNNINVRRGAPWSHDLVQVCGF, encoded by the exons ATGCCTTGGGAACACAAAACGGTCCTCCTCAGTGTTTTGACAGTCTGCATCACATCTCTGGTGGTGG GTGtagaggagaggcagagagatgagTGTGCTGACCTGAACAACACCACCTGGCTGGAGtaccagcagcagagagtcaaGGTGCAGGTCCAGTACCTGCTGCTGACCAGGAGGAACATGGACTGtgcacaaatgttcacacagcagactctgactgacacacagcagccctCGTACCTCAACACGTCCCTGCCCACCAAGGTCATCATCCACGGGTACAG GGCCATTGGCAGCAAGCCATCCTGGGTGAAGCAGCTGGCCCGGGCCCTGCTCAGGGTGCAGGATGTGAACGTTTTGGTGGTGGACTGGGTGTACGGTGCCTCCTTCGCCTACAACCTGGTGGTGGAGAACTACAAAGAAGTGGCTGTGCAGATCTCTGTCCTCATCAaccagctgcag AAACACGGATGCAAACTAGAGTCCTTCCACTTCATCGGGATCAGTCTCGGGGCACATGTCGCAGGTTTCGTGGGGACTCTTTTCGAGGGAAAGATAGGAAGAATCACAG GCCTTGACCCTGCGGGGCCCATGTTTAAAGGAGCCGACACCTACGACCGGCTGGACCCCTCTGACGCTCAGTTTGTCGACGCCATCCACACAGACTCTGACT ACTTTGGCATCTCCATCCCTGTCGGTCATGTGGACTTCTTTCTGAACGGAGGAAAGGACCAGACGGGGTGTGCCCGCTCCAGGTTTGCCTCAA TTCTCATTTACTTCCCAGTGTATGGCTATGTGATCTGCGACCACATGAGGGCGCTGCACGTGTACATGAGTGCGCTGAATGGCACGTGCCCCTTAGTGGGGATCCCGTGCTTCAGCTATGAGGACTTCCTGAAAGGACAGTGCGTCAACTGTGACGTCTTCAAGGGGCGGTGTCCAACTATAG gattATCAGAAAACTGTGGGATATCCATGTCTCCACTTCCCAAAGAGCAGAAGCTGTTCCTTCTCACTTCCTCTTCGCCACCTTTTTGCG CCCACCACATCCTGCTGAAGCTGGAGGTCTCTCGCCTGGATAAGAGTGCCGAGGTGGAGGTGACACTGAGGACGGGGAGCCTTGGAAAAGAGCAGCGGCTCAGACT TCAGACAGATACGACAGTGTACAGGACGGTGTTGCCGTTCCCTCTGGCTCTGTGTGAGATCAACACCATCGAGCTGAGGAACACCGGAGCTCGCTTCTACAGACAAGGAGACATCCACGTCaagtctgtgtgtctctccgaATTCCCCTCACTCAG gcATGAGGAGCCGCTGTGTGTGAACAACATTAATGTCAGACGAGGAGCTCCGTGGTCACATGACTTAGTGCAAGTGTGTGGCTTCTAA
- the pla1a gene encoding phospholipase A1 member A isoform X2: MPWEHKTVLLSVLTVCITSLVVGVEERQRDECADLNNTTWLEYQQQRVKVQVQYLLLTRRNMDCAQMFTQQTLTDTQQPSYLNTSLPTKVIIHGYRAIGSKPSWVKQLARALLRVQDVNVLVVDWVYGASFAYNLVVENYKEVAVQISVLINQLQKHGCKLESFHFIGISLGAHVAGFVGTLFEGKIGRITGLDPAGPMFKGADTYDRLDPSDAQFVDAIHTDSDYFGISIPVGHVDFFLNGGKDQTGCARSRFASMYGYVICDHMRALHVYMSALNGTCPLVGIPCFSYEDFLKGQCVNCDVFKGRCPTIGLSENCGISMSPLPKEQKLFLLTSSSPPFCAHHILLKLEVSRLDKSAEVEVTLRTGSLGKEQRLRLQTDTTVYRTVLPFPLALCEINTIELRNTGARFYRQGDIHVKSVCLSEFPSLRHEEPLCVNNINVRRGAPWSHDLVQVCGF; the protein is encoded by the exons ATGCCTTGGGAACACAAAACGGTCCTCCTCAGTGTTTTGACAGTCTGCATCACATCTCTGGTGGTGG GTGtagaggagaggcagagagatgagTGTGCTGACCTGAACAACACCACCTGGCTGGAGtaccagcagcagagagtcaaGGTGCAGGTCCAGTACCTGCTGCTGACCAGGAGGAACATGGACTGtgcacaaatgttcacacagcagactctgactgacacacagcagccctCGTACCTCAACACGTCCCTGCCCACCAAGGTCATCATCCACGGGTACAG GGCCATTGGCAGCAAGCCATCCTGGGTGAAGCAGCTGGCCCGGGCCCTGCTCAGGGTGCAGGATGTGAACGTTTTGGTGGTGGACTGGGTGTACGGTGCCTCCTTCGCCTACAACCTGGTGGTGGAGAACTACAAAGAAGTGGCTGTGCAGATCTCTGTCCTCATCAaccagctgcag AAACACGGATGCAAACTAGAGTCCTTCCACTTCATCGGGATCAGTCTCGGGGCACATGTCGCAGGTTTCGTGGGGACTCTTTTCGAGGGAAAGATAGGAAGAATCACAG GCCTTGACCCTGCGGGGCCCATGTTTAAAGGAGCCGACACCTACGACCGGCTGGACCCCTCTGACGCTCAGTTTGTCGACGCCATCCACACAGACTCTGACT ACTTTGGCATCTCCATCCCTGTCGGTCATGTGGACTTCTTTCTGAACGGAGGAAAGGACCAGACGGGGTGTGCCCGCTCCAGGTTTGCCTCAA TGTATGGCTATGTGATCTGCGACCACATGAGGGCGCTGCACGTGTACATGAGTGCGCTGAATGGCACGTGCCCCTTAGTGGGGATCCCGTGCTTCAGCTATGAGGACTTCCTGAAAGGACAGTGCGTCAACTGTGACGTCTTCAAGGGGCGGTGTCCAACTATAG gattATCAGAAAACTGTGGGATATCCATGTCTCCACTTCCCAAAGAGCAGAAGCTGTTCCTTCTCACTTCCTCTTCGCCACCTTTTTGCG CCCACCACATCCTGCTGAAGCTGGAGGTCTCTCGCCTGGATAAGAGTGCCGAGGTGGAGGTGACACTGAGGACGGGGAGCCTTGGAAAAGAGCAGCGGCTCAGACT TCAGACAGATACGACAGTGTACAGGACGGTGTTGCCGTTCCCTCTGGCTCTGTGTGAGATCAACACCATCGAGCTGAGGAACACCGGAGCTCGCTTCTACAGACAAGGAGACATCCACGTCaagtctgtgtgtctctccgaATTCCCCTCACTCAG gcATGAGGAGCCGCTGTGTGTGAACAACATTAATGTCAGACGAGGAGCTCCGTGGTCACATGACTTAGTGCAAGTGTGTGGCTTCTAA
- the popdc2 gene encoding popeye domain-containing 2 isoform X2, whose amino-acid sequence MSTENVTLVDSLFFAPLCDGWTNNTEGAIYHLGNTILFLGYMGGSGAYGCLFIFGFLAPAFGCLTLWGWMTMCGLDVFTWNLLLLLVCFAQICHLLYRLHQEGIRSDELTSLYQAVYLPLGVPIQVFKEISGAFENKVVELKAGETYAVEGKTPIDQLSFLLSGRINVSLEGQFLHYIHRHQFLDSPEWESLRPNEEGKFQVTLTAEEDSRYISWRRRRLYMLISKERYIARLFSVMLGYDIAEKLYNLNNKLYIKSGVLLDIRLPSLYHVLAPSSQGSEGGSGSDGGPAKEQQTEQQVEDAAPAYQRSDPAQSQPLLQGPRKTTADEPQAPQHDRYQHPWASDPELPSGGDSDRTLPPRFQRGRAPLAPTDTPKL is encoded by the exons ATGAGTACTGAGAACGTGACTCTGGTGGACAGCTTGTTCTTTGCCCCTCTCTGCGATGGCTGGACTAATAACACAGAGGGGGCTATATACCATTTGGGCAACACCATCTTGTTCCTGGGCTACATGGGAGGCAGTGGGGCCTACGGGTGCCTCTTCATCTTTGGCTTCCTGGCCCCCGCCTTTGGGTGCCTGACCCTGTGGGGTTGGATGACAATGTGCGGCCTGGACGTCTTCACCTGGAAcctgcttctgctgctggtgTGCTTCGCTCAGATCTGCCACCTCCTTTACCGGCTGCACCAGGAGGGCATAAGGAGCGATGAGCTGACCTCCCTCTACCAGGCGGTGTACCTGCCGCTGGGCGTGCCCATCCAGGTGTTCAAGGAGATCTCAGGTGCCTTTGAGAACAAGGTGGTGGAGCTGAAAGCAGGGGAGACGTATGCAGTGGAGGGCAAGACGCCCATCGACCAGCTCTCCTTTCTGCTGTCTGGGAG GATCAATGTGTCTTTGGAGGGCCAGTTCCTGCACTACATCCACCGCCACCAGTTCCTCGACTCTCCGGAGTGGGAGTCTCTCAGGCCAAACGAAGAGGGAAAGTTTCAG GTGACcctgacagcagaagaagacTCCCGCTACATCTCTTGGCGGCGTCGGCGACTCTACATGCTTATATCAAAGGAACGCTACATCGCCCGTCTCTTCTCCGTCATGCTGGGCTATGACATCGCTGAGAAGCTCTACAACCTCAACAACAAGCTCTACATTAAGAGCGGCGTGCTCCTGGACATTCGCCTTCCCAGCCTCTACCATGTGCTGGCCCCCTCCTCGCAGGGCAGTGAGGGCGGCAGCGGCAGCGACGGCGGCCCCGCCAAGGAGCAGCAGACTGAACAGCAGGTGGAAGATGCAGCACCGGCCTACCAGAGGTCCGATCCAGCCCAGTCTCAGCCCCTCCTGCAGGGACCAAGAAAGACCACTGCGGATGAACCCCAGGCCCCCCAGCACGACCGCTACCAGCACCCCTGGGCGTCGGACCCGGAGCTGCCCTCTG GAGGCGACAGTGACAGGACCCTGCCACCTCGTTTCCAGAGGGGCAGAGCGCCGCTGGCTCCCACCGACACTCCCAAACTGTGA
- the popdc2 gene encoding popeye domain-containing 2 isoform X1 — MSTENVTLVDSLFFAPLCDGWTNNTEGAIYHLGNTILFLGYMGGSGAYGCLFIFGFLAPAFGCLTLWGWMTMCGLDVFTWNLLLLLVCFAQICHLLYRLHQEGIRSDELTSLYQAVYLPLGVPIQVFKEISGAFENKVVELKAGETYAVEGKTPIDQLSFLLSGRINVSLEGQFLHYIHRHQFLDSPEWESLRPNEEGKFQVTLTAEEDSRYISWRRRRLYMLISKERYIARLFSVMLGYDIAEKLYNLNNKLYIKSGVLLDIRLPSLYHVLAPSSQGSEGGSGSDGGPAKEQQTEQQVEDAAPAYQRSDPAQSQPLLQGPRKTTADEPQAPQHDRYQHPWASDPELPSGEDSTSLVLEDFADVAGSLMDYGNERDYLR; from the exons ATGAGTACTGAGAACGTGACTCTGGTGGACAGCTTGTTCTTTGCCCCTCTCTGCGATGGCTGGACTAATAACACAGAGGGGGCTATATACCATTTGGGCAACACCATCTTGTTCCTGGGCTACATGGGAGGCAGTGGGGCCTACGGGTGCCTCTTCATCTTTGGCTTCCTGGCCCCCGCCTTTGGGTGCCTGACCCTGTGGGGTTGGATGACAATGTGCGGCCTGGACGTCTTCACCTGGAAcctgcttctgctgctggtgTGCTTCGCTCAGATCTGCCACCTCCTTTACCGGCTGCACCAGGAGGGCATAAGGAGCGATGAGCTGACCTCCCTCTACCAGGCGGTGTACCTGCCGCTGGGCGTGCCCATCCAGGTGTTCAAGGAGATCTCAGGTGCCTTTGAGAACAAGGTGGTGGAGCTGAAAGCAGGGGAGACGTATGCAGTGGAGGGCAAGACGCCCATCGACCAGCTCTCCTTTCTGCTGTCTGGGAG GATCAATGTGTCTTTGGAGGGCCAGTTCCTGCACTACATCCACCGCCACCAGTTCCTCGACTCTCCGGAGTGGGAGTCTCTCAGGCCAAACGAAGAGGGAAAGTTTCAG GTGACcctgacagcagaagaagacTCCCGCTACATCTCTTGGCGGCGTCGGCGACTCTACATGCTTATATCAAAGGAACGCTACATCGCCCGTCTCTTCTCCGTCATGCTGGGCTATGACATCGCTGAGAAGCTCTACAACCTCAACAACAAGCTCTACATTAAGAGCGGCGTGCTCCTGGACATTCGCCTTCCCAGCCTCTACCATGTGCTGGCCCCCTCCTCGCAGGGCAGTGAGGGCGGCAGCGGCAGCGACGGCGGCCCCGCCAAGGAGCAGCAGACTGAACAGCAGGTGGAAGATGCAGCACCGGCCTACCAGAGGTCCGATCCAGCCCAGTCTCAGCCCCTCCTGCAGGGACCAAGAAAGACCACTGCGGATGAACCCCAGGCCCCCCAGCACGACCGCTACCAGCACCCCTGGGCGTCGGACCCGGAGCTGCCCTCTGGTGAGGACTCCACCAGCCTGGTCCTGGAGGACTTTGCTGATGTGGCGGGCTCCTTAATGGATTATGGCAATGAGAGGGATTATTTGAGGTAG